AAAGACGGCACGCTGGGCTTCGTCTTGCTGCGGCTGGCCCAGGACCCCAACGGATTTGCCCGCAACAGTCAGGCCGTCGATGCCCTGCGGACCATGATCGCCCAAATCAATGCCGGGCACCCCGACATCAAGATCGGCCTCACCGGACTGCCGGTGATGGAAAACGACGAGATGCGTTCCAGCGAAACCTCGATGTATTGGTCGAGCCTGCTCTCGCTGGTGGGCGTGGCCTGCTTGTTCGTGGCCGGGTTCGGGGGCATACGACACGCCTTGCTGGCCAACGCGGTGCTGATGGTCGGCATCGCCTGGTCGTTCGGCTATTTGACCTATGCCATCGGCCACCTCAACATTCTCAGCATGTCGTTCACCGTCACGCTGATCGGCATCGGCATCGACTACGGCGTCTATTATGTGGCCCGCTACCTGCAGCTTCGGGCGACCGTTTCGTCGTGCAAAGAGGCCCTGCTGCAAACCACGCACGCCGTCGGGCCGGCCATTCTCACGGGGGCCATCACCACCGCCATCGCCTTCTTCGCGGCGTCGTTCACCGATTTTACCGGCATTGCCGAGCTGGGCACCATCGCCGGCGGCGGAATCCTGTTGTGCGCCGTGGCGGAACTGCTGGTGCTGCCGGCCCTCATTGCCTTGGTCGACCGCAGCGGGCTGGGGATGCGCATTCCCGAACCGCTGGCGGTCCATACGTGGATCGCGCCGCTGTTGAAACGCCCGAAGCTCCTGCTGGCCTCGACGGCGGCCTTTACACTGGTCGTGGCCATGGGCATCGAGCACCTGTGGTACGACCACAACCTGCTCAACCTGCAGGCCGAGGGGTTGGAAAGCGTCGAGCTGGAGCAAAAGCTGCTGTCGGAGTCGAACCAGAGCGTCTGGTATGCCCTTTCGATTGCCGAAGACCGCGATGCGCTCTTGGCCCGCAAAGAGGCGATGCTCGAGCTTCCCAGCGTCGAACGCGTGGAAGACATCGTTTCGCTCTTGCCCAAAGACCACGAGATCAAGCAGCCGATGATCAAGCGCATTCAAGAGCGGCTGAAGGATCTCGACGAGCGGCCGCAGGCGATTCCGGTCGATCGGCCGGAGTACATCGGCCGCGTGCTGGCCCACACGCAGCAGTTGCTGGATGCAAGCCCCGAAGGCCGCGCGGGTGCCCGCGAGGTCGGGCAGATCCGCGACCGTCTGCGCCGTTTAGTGCCGATCGATTACAATCAATGGCTGTTGCAATTTCAGCAGAACATGGCAGGCGACTTGTTGAGCCGCTTGCACATTCTGCGGAGTATGGCCAATCCGGAAAAGCCGGAGTTGAGCGACCTGCCCGAAAGCCTCACGCAGCGGTTCGTCGGCAACCACGGCCACCACCTGCTGAAGATTTACGGCCGCGGCAACATCTGGGACATGGACGCTCTGGAGCGGTTCGTGAAAGAGGTGCGCTCCGTCGATCCGCGGGCCACCGGCAATCCGCTGCAGGCTTACGAGGCGTCGCTGGAAATGAAGTCGAGCTACGAAGAGGCGGCCCTCTATGCCCTGCTGGTGATCATGGTCGTGCTGGTCATCGACTTGCGCAGCGTGCGCTTTGCGATTCTGGCCGCCTTGCCGTTGGGCCTGGGCGTGCTGCAAACGTTCGGCCTGTTGGGCATTTTGGAGATTCCGCTCAACCCGGCCAACATGATCGCCCTGCCGTTGATCCTGGGCATCGGCGTCGACTACGGCGTGCATCTGATCCACGAATATCGCGAACAGACGGGCCCTTATCGCATGTCGCCGGCGACGGCGGTGGCCGTGCTGGTCGATGGCTTGACGACGGTCGTGGGTTTCGGCTCGCTGATGATCGCCAGCCATCGCGGGCTGCAAAGCCTGGGTCGAGTGCTGACGCTGGGCGTGAGCTGCTGCATGTTCACGTCGATGATCATGTTGCCGGCGCTTTTGGTATTGATGTCGCGCAACCGCCGTGCCGCGCCGGAGGAACCGGAGGTCGGGCCGCCGGCCAGGCTATCGCCGCGGCGGCGCGTGGACGCGCCGGAGCACCCCGGCACGGGTCCGCATGCGGCGCCGCGCCGCGTGCCAAGTCCGGCGTCGAATTCGGGCAACCGGTAGTCGGCGCCGCCCAGGCGAGTCCCGGCGCGCCGGGATGCCGCCGAACAGTCAAACGTAAACCGTAAACTTTAGTCGGTTTTCGCGGGTGCCTGAAAAGCGGGCAGCGCCCTAGAGGCTTTGCAGAACCTTGAGCGCATCGCGGGCCGGTTACTTCTTTGGGTGGACCCATTCCTGCGGTTGTTCGGATACTTGCTGGAGCGTCTTCGTTCCATTCGGCAGCGTGATTAGCCTAGCGGGACCGAAAAGGGGATAGACCCTAACGGCATCCTCTCGCTTTGCAGCCGCTTCGGCTGCTAGCCGGCGCCGCTCTCGCTCAAAGTGAATTCCGCCAAAGAACGCGGCCACGACCAGCATGGCCACCAGCAACGCTCGCAAGCTGAACTGAAATCGTCGGGGCATGGGGGTAGCTTAACGGGTTTCGGGCACCGTTCGCCAGTCTGAACCAGCAGGAACCGCAGCGAGAATTGGAGGCGCCCCCGCGTATTATTGCTCTTGTTCATCCGCCTGCTCAGCAAAAAACGTCGCTTGCGACTTCGGACCTTCTTGCTTTGGCGCTGGCCACTGCTCGACAATCGCTGGCGCTTTGCTAGCAACGCAGCCGTTAGGGCACTACCGCTCTTCCTGCACTGGAGACGGGAACGTATCATTGATGGTATGACGACCTCGATTCCCGCTCCTCCAGGCACGATTTTGAGCCCCGCGGACTACATTGTGAAAACCCCCGGCACCTGCGGCGGGCAACCGCGGATTGCCGGCACGCGCATCAAGGTCAAGCACGTCTACACTTGGGTCGAACGCATGGGCATGGCCCCAGCCCAGGTGGTTGCCGACCATCCGCACCTGACGATGGCCCAAATCTACGCTGCGCTGGCCTACTACTGGTCGCATCGCGACGAAATCCAGCAGGACATCGAGAACGAAGAGAAACTGGCCTCCGAGCTGCGGGCCAAGGCGGGACCGTCCAAGATCCAGGAAAGGCTGGCCGATCTCGATGCTGCTTGACGAAAAAGGACCGCTATGATTCCCGCTCGCTGTCCAGGCCCTTTTCCACGGCGGGAGTTTTTGCGCCTCGGCACGCTCGCGCTGGGCGGCCTGGGCCTGAGCGACATTCTGTTAGCCCGCGCCGCGGCCGGGCAGGCGCCGCTTGATACCTCGGTGATTCTCTTCTGGATGTGGGGCGGGCCGAGCCAGTTGGAGAC
The sequence above is drawn from the Pirellulales bacterium genome and encodes:
- a CDS encoding DUF433 domain-containing protein gives rise to the protein MTTSIPAPPGTILSPADYIVKTPGTCGGQPRIAGTRIKVKHVYTWVERMGMAPAQVVADHPHLTMAQIYAALAYYWSHRDEIQQDIENEEKLASELRAKAGPSKIQERLADLDAA
- a CDS encoding MMPL family transporter — protein: MSADHASAPRPSLLAGPLNLATRIALRYPAATLALAVALTVVSVVYTWQHLGYRTSRLDLLNPESDYNRLWIDYINEFGDEDDAVVVVEGPSREHLVPVLEEISTMLAREDRLFHAVLHGVDLGKIRAKGLHYLSQEELHGIEQFLDSVSPIIDQGNWSRLNLGRLLTGMNERLEAAAAHPQAVDPALARHEAERLTDCLLATLTQKARYQSPWPEMPQSFATLSELNAEYLLTKDGTLGFVLLRLAQDPNGFARNSQAVDALRTMIAQINAGHPDIKIGLTGLPVMENDEMRSSETSMYWSSLLSLVGVACLFVAGFGGIRHALLANAVLMVGIAWSFGYLTYAIGHLNILSMSFTVTLIGIGIDYGVYYVARYLQLRATVSSCKEALLQTTHAVGPAILTGAITTAIAFFAASFTDFTGIAELGTIAGGGILLCAVAELLVLPALIALVDRSGLGMRIPEPLAVHTWIAPLLKRPKLLLASTAAFTLVVAMGIEHLWYDHNLLNLQAEGLESVELEQKLLSESNQSVWYALSIAEDRDALLARKEAMLELPSVERVEDIVSLLPKDHEIKQPMIKRIQERLKDLDERPQAIPVDRPEYIGRVLAHTQQLLDASPEGRAGAREVGQIRDRLRRLVPIDYNQWLLQFQQNMAGDLLSRLHILRSMANPEKPELSDLPESLTQRFVGNHGHHLLKIYGRGNIWDMDALERFVKEVRSVDPRATGNPLQAYEASLEMKSSYEEAALYALLVIMVVLVIDLRSVRFAILAALPLGLGVLQTFGLLGILEIPLNPANMIALPLILGIGVDYGVHLIHEYREQTGPYRMSPATAVAVLVDGLTTVVGFGSLMIASHRGLQSLGRVLTLGVSCCMFTSMIMLPALLVLMSRNRRAAPEEPEVGPPARLSPRRRVDAPEHPGTGPHAAPRRVPSPASNSGNR